The Hevea brasiliensis isolate MT/VB/25A 57/8 chromosome 1, ASM3005281v1, whole genome shotgun sequence DNA segment AAATCAAACCACTCGTCACAGCCACACGTTCCAATTGTCATGCCAAATCTCTTCCAAGAAATAAATGTATAGTTTTGCTAAGGTTTGCATTCCAAACATTTATTGCCTgcttcaatttttattttaattcttcaAAAAGATAATTCAATGGCTTGCTGTTCAATCGTTGGATGAAGCCACATAGGTCCACATGAATCTAAATCATCCAACGGTTGACAATCATTTGTATGATAATCTTATGCACCAAAAAAATCCACAAACGTGTAACATAATCTCGCTTCCTAATCTCCCCCTCCTCCCCACAACCCCACAACACACAAATAAACAAAAAACCCTCTGCAGCGTTGGCGCAAATGAAAATGACACGTTAGCCTCCAACAACTGATTTTTCATATTTGCAACTTCAGAGTTTCAAACATAAGAAACAGCAGCAGTATGAACGAACTCATCATCTCATGATTTGAGTAGATGACATTTGATATACCGTATGGAGATATCTAGATCATCTCTTAATGCACAGAAACTAGTGAGAACAGTATTATATAATTTTCACAAGCGTAAACAAACCCATCCCTACTATATAATCAACACATGAAATGCTTTCACCAGGCTAGACCAACCCAAAATTTCCATAGCATATTCTGCATCTGGCAAAAGCAGAGAAAAAGACTAAACAGAACCCCTGGAGTTGGTATTGTCCTCATCCACCTTTTCCATCTTCAGGTCAGTCAATTTTGACGGAGGAGTAGATCTTTCGGACGAACCAGAAGCAAGCATAGAACCCAATTGTTCCGGtcaaaacaaagaaagcatacgaTATGATTATCATATAACCAAAGTAGAGGATTCCAGAAACCAACTTTGTGATTTCCAATTTGGTAAAGAAGTAGAATACTGAGTAGAGGAAAAGGTACAGAGCAGATGAGCCAGCAGTCAGGTAAGATCTCCACCACCAGTGATAGTCCTCACTGCATAACTGGAAGTAACAGAGTACAATTGTTATCTCTGCGCAAGTGATCAAAAGGATAACAAACACTATGAAGAGGAAACCAAATATGTAGTAGAATTGATTCAGCCATATTGATGTCAAGATGAAGAAGAGCTCGATAAAAACAGCACCAAATGGTAGAATGCCTCCAATGAGTATGGAGAAGACTGGTTTCATGTACCATGCCTGTTCAGGTATTTGCCTAGGAATTTTGTTTGTTTTCACAGGGTCTTCAATAGCTGGCTTTTTGAAACCAAGGTAACTACCTACAAAGACCAAGGGGACAGATATGCCAAACCACAAGCAAACCAAAGCAAACATGGTCCCAAAAGGCACTGCCCCTGAAGACTGCTCTCCCCAAATTAAGGCATTCAGCACAAAGAAGATAGCAAAAAGAATACCCGGGAACATAAATGCAGTTTTTAGGGTGTTCCTCTTCCACTCTGTTCCCTTGAACATTTTGTACAAACGTGCTGATGAGTAACCAGCTAATATGCCCATGAAGACCCACAACAGAACCATAGCTGTCATAAGGCCACCTCTGTTGGAAGGGGATAAGAAACCCAGCAATGCAAATATCATCGTCACTAGTGTCATTCCAAAGATTTGTACACCTGTACCAACATAAACACAAAGTAAACTAGAATTGATAGGTGCCCGGAACACATCTCCATGGACAAGTTTCCACCCTGTTTCTTCCTGAGTCTCATCTTGAGTCTCCAACTGATTGTAGTTTGCAATATCTCTGAACAAAGTTCTCATCATGATCATGGCCACCATGCCAGAAAGGAACAGGACAATCATTAGTGAGTTTATGATGGAGAACCAATGGATCTGATCATCATTCATGAGTAGGTATGTGTCCCACCGAGATGCCCATTTAATCTCACTTTCCTGGGGAAAAAAAAACCATATAAGTGCGAAAATCTGTGCAGAAAAGAAGGGGGAAAAAAGACAAGCTCGCAGACACAGACATACAGACAGCTTAAGGaagaagaaaaatcaaagaattaTCTGTAATGGAGTACCTTGAAGGTAACATCATATGAGAATACAACTTTCTTGCCTGAGTCAACTTCTTGTGGAACAATACTACCTTGAATCAACTTCTTGATGTCCTTGTTGCATGTTGTCACTTGAGGATTGTTATCATCCCATTCCTTGTATTCATGATTAATACTGTTTACAAGAATCAGATTGAAACAGAAGGAAATAAAGAAACCATTTCACAATCCAGAGAGTGGACATAACATGCAAGAAAGAACTGATTGCACAGTGAACACATTGTTATATGATTGGAAAACCATAAAGAAAATAACACCAGCATTTGCTATAAAAAATCAACAGGATGCTGATGAAAAGTCACCAATGAGTACAATAGCATGCAAAACAGAAATAAGGTAAACTTGTATGTGGCACAAAAATAACCTGCTGAAAGCAAATGAGATAACTATTTTGCTCTGCCAAAAAGCAACAAATGGGAGCTTCAGAGCAATGACCACATGCAAGCATTAGCACATACATCAATCATCAATGTACCTAAATCCTTTTGCAATTAAATCCACTGGCAGCAAGAATGCCCATGTTTAGTCATGTGTTTAAATTTTTATCTTCCTCTAATTGCATTTCTGCTTTCAGAATTTGAGGTAAACAATAAACTCAATTCATCACCATCCACCCAAAAAAACCTAATAAAATGAAAACTGAAATATGACAAAGAGGAAGATGGTACAATACCTGTTTGGAATAACCTCAAACCCAACAATTCGAGCAGAGTCTGTCTCAGTATCCTTGTGATACATAACTCTAAAGCTCAAATGGTTATTGATAAAATATTTCTCCTCTTTACTCTGTAAAGGAAACAAAATCTCAAAACAAAATagcagaaataaaaaaaaataaactccTATACCAGCTAGTGCTTTCTAAAACTTACCCCAGCGTAAGTTCCTTTGAATCCAACACGGAAACCATGTTCATAAGTTGTTGACTGACTGCCATCTCTCCTTTGTCTACGAACAGCAACTGGTAGATTATCCAGTATCCTGCACATCCATTTCCCAACTATCAATACAAATAAGAAACCATTCTTACCGAAAATGGACATGCAACAGATGAGTATAAGATTAGCATACTACACAAACGCAAAACAAATGACCTAGTAAATAAAAAAGCAACAGAAGAGTGGAGTTTAAGATGGAAAAACTGCACATATGCAAACAAAAActcataataataaaaataaaatattggagGCACATCTCCAACTTACATGTTGACACGATATTCATCATCAATTTTTTCCTTGAAATTCTTGGCAGACTCAACATCGAGAGTGACTCCACAGGCCACTTTGCATGGCTGCTCTTCCATCATTTCAAACTGGAGTGGGATTCATAAATTAGATCCGCATCCCAAGGTAACAACCACCACAATTCACCATCACTTCAGCTTGTcactaattaatattaaataaaacaaaGAAAGGGCAACAGATTCTTACAGTGTATACAGAATTCTCAATTCGGTCACCTCGAAGAACCTCTCCCAAATTTTCTGCATTGTTAATAATCTTTTTAGGCTTACAATATTTCAAGAAGTAGTAGTCATATGGAAGTTGTGTCTTCGTAGATGACAATTTGTTCACTTTGACGGAAAGGGGATCCCCCTACTCAAAAAAGCATAAATATTAGATAGTAAAGTTAATAAGAAGAAAGCAAGAAAACTAAATGAACAATGGAAAAGTTAAAAGCTTTTCACAATTTATTAAACGAATAAGACCCTCGCACCCTTGCTCTCACAATTTATTAAAGGCATAAGAACCTCACACCATTGCTCTCCACCATATATAAAAAAAGCAAAGTTCAGAAGGACATCCTATTTGAAATGAAAAACGTTACCATGAACATTATACTCCAAATCAAACAATTCATCAGTTCCATACTTTTGTTGGTTGCCCAAAAACAGATATGGTGAAAGCATAAACATACAGTATTGTCTAATGGCTCCACTGTGACTATTAGTGTTTATGACACCATTTGTAGATAAAGTTAAGACATATGTTAAAGGCCCAACAATTTAACTAAATCTCTCATCATAAAACCAATCTTCTCAATTGCATTTCTGGATTCAATATTACGCATTCTACCAAAATTTCACCTCCATAATCTGACATTCATTAATTAATGAAACttttttaagaataaaaaaaacCCATTATTCAGCGTCCATGTCGAATATTCAGTTGCAGTTCAATGTCCATTCTAGTTTTCTAGATGCTTCTTGTAAATCTTCTCCATCATTAATCATCATTAACTCACACACACGTATAATGTGAATAGCACACGCGAATAACCCTTTGGATTACATTAGTCTTTCTGTATGTTAAAAGCCAAAATCTCAATGACCCTCATACCAATCAATCAAAAACTACAATAAAAACACAAAGAACTCACATAAATAACTAACCATAAACTTCTTGTCAATTCACGAGCTCAATTTTAAATACTAACAACTAGTCAAAGAAGTAAAAACCCAAGAACACAGATCCAAAGCAAACCCAAAGCGAAGAAACAGATCTACAAAAACCCAAATCAGCAATACTATGGATCAAACTCCAAACCCTAGATCCAACTCTATTTTAAGTTTTAACCAAAACAGAGGCAGAACCCGTGAGCTTCAAAGAACATAAAAAATGAAACCCAGAAACTGGAAGAGCCAAACGAAATGAAAAAACAGAAACATAAAAGAGCAGGCGGAAAAAACAACGGGAGAAAAGAGATAAGTAGCTAGATGGTACCCTGTGAAAGTCACGAGGAGCTACGCCAGGAAGATAGAAGGAGTGTGCAGAGGAGATAAGGAGGAAAGCGAAGAAGAAAGTTGCAGAGATCGTACCCATCTTCATCTTCCCTATTCTAAACAGAGAAATGGACAGATAGAGAAGTAAAGGgagtggtttttttttttgtcaaaaggGAGGAGGGTTTTGCAGTGCCAGACTTCAACTGTAGCTGTGTGTTGGTTTTGACTATAGCCAGGCTTTCTTCGGTAACCCCTTCGCTGCTTCCAGAATTcaattaatcaattttttttttttttctcgttTAGCCTTTTTTTTATcatgttaaaattttaaatattattaaatgtgAAAAATGTCCTAAAAAATTCGAAagtgaatttaattttatatatatggtcATGAGAATCTCTCaaccataaatattataaaataataatgtcAAAATATTGCGTCAAAATCTGGTGGCTTCAACCAAattccaaaaggcatcactaataTTTTTACTTGTCTTGTTGATAATTAGGTACGATATGATCATCCCTCAATACAAATAGGCTAATTATTCTAGACGAGAATAATGCTCTCTTAACACGTAAATTTTCACTTTTTTATTAGCTTCACAAATGACAATCCATCCTGCATAAccataaaataaaatcttaaacgTGTCAAAATCCTCAAACAATATTGCCCACCAAATCGTTTGACACGGATTAATTGAAAGTCGGAGCATTAGAAATATATCTATCATTAGAGGAAAAGTGATTTACCAGACGACTAAGAACTGTTGACTAATAATTTTAGCAGCAATGTCTTCAAAAAATGGGGAATGAAGTCAATATTTTTTCATCTCATTAGCAGATTCGGTAGCCTTTCTCATGTTTAAAAATGAAATTACACTATAATCTGGGTTCTATAAATCATTCAGAATCAGGATTATGTTTTCATATAAGCCAAAAACAAGTTGGTTCAGTTACCTACAACAAAAGTTAAGAATTCGAGTTCTACTCATTGTAGATGTTGGTGTTGTGAGTGTAGAACAGCCAACTTGCCTAAAATAAACTCCGGGAAGGGGTGAATATGCAAGAAAAAAGATGAAGTTCAAGGTTATCAATAATCGGCAACCTTAAAAAGTTAACATGCAACTCAAGTAGATTCTGAGCATCTAAAATTGCCTGAAGAAAGGACGATGCTAACACACACTCATTTGCTCCTCACTGTTCAGCCTTTCAGTTTTAAGGAAAACTACTTAGTTCTAGCCTTTATCAAGTGAGGATGTCAGATTTGAACTTATCCAGTTCTGCGAGGACCTCCTCTTCCGGCCTGTAAATCAAATCGATCATTCGCCATATCTGCACCAAAATTAATCAACGTTTCAGCCAAGGAACGCTACAGTACATTTAACATCTCTAATCTAATCACAAGCAAAATGTGCATCCAAGCCACATGCAATATTGGAGTCCTTGTTTCACTTACGCCCGTTTGAAAtgaattccataaaattttataaaatttattttcagatttaaaattttatgtttggaactaaaaaaatttagatttcaaTTCTATGATTTGAATTCTACAAAATTGAACATAACTTATCACAAATTACATCAAAATAGATAGAATTCTCAAATGAATTCTACAAAATTAACTATAAtgacaagtttacacatactttCACTTTTTACTTCTCTTCCCTAATAAAATTCATTTTTTCACCAATTATCTATGCATTTTGTTattctaaattatttaatttacatagtaatagatattattttaagggtaataatatataaaatatgagTATATTATGTATCCTAATAAAAAAACACAAATGCAAGATTATTATGTTAAAAAGtacaaataaatataattatgaatttattatttGTTTTATAAGATTAGTATGTCAATAATACTttagaaaataaatataaatgaaTCTTCATTTTTGCATTTATTCCAAATATGATTTTGTGAAATTCAATTCAAATCCATGTTCTAACTTTCAGCATATCAAACATGAAAATTCATTTGCTAGAGTTCATTCACAAATGAATTATGCATTTTGAATTTTAGTATGCCAAATGGGGGCTTAAAAATTGACAATTGTCTCCAGAAAAGTGCTGTTATTACAGACCGATTGATACTGGTTCATAAAAACAATGATGAAAAGGTCTTAGGGTACACTTTAAGCAGTTAATAGACAATGATAAGCTTCAGAAATTAAACTGAACCAGAAAGCAACAAGCCAAATCACTCAAGACTCCATCTGTTCAGCACTACAATTCCTTGACCAAGTGGTGCTTGCAATGGAAGTCTAAGTAAACTACTATGCAATAGGGTTTTTAGCCTATGTCCCATTAACAACTTTCTCAAAAACACAACCAACAATGCGGTTACACGATTTGGAGACAATAAACCTACCATACCACACATCTTTGTTGCAAATTGAAGAATGCTTATTCTTACTCTAAATTTGAGAGTGGTCAATTGTATTTTCACTACTCTAAGTGTACAGTTAGGGTGAAGATTGCAAGGCATGCCATAAAATAGATTGACAAAAGTTGTAAATTCCATAGTTTCAAAATATGTTCTCCACAAAAAGCAAAAGAGAGCATGATGGAGAAACGTGACAAAGAAAGGCTAACTTAAGCCATAATTACATGACAGAATGAAGTTCTCCACAGAACATCATTGTTATAGCCCGCCTTTGGCGTAGCCAGCATCTCCCAAAGGGAGGAAAGACACGGCACATCACCGAGGTGCACTGAGGAGGAGGCCAGGCAtaggaaaaaataaaaaagggcTGGGGTTTCTTTTAAAAGCCTGCCACCAACAGTAGCTACCAAAGAAagacaagaaaacaaaagaagagaagaagaagaagacttcttcttcttcttcttctatctctctctctctctctctctctctatatgtgTGTGTATGTTTCATCCATGGCTGGgcacttcctttttttttttttgccatacTCTCTTCCTACCCAtatgcctctctctctctctctctctctctctctctctctctctcgtttaagatgcgttttttttttcttctgtcATGCTCTCTCCTTACTTATATGTCATatgctttttttttaattttttattgtctAAATTTGTGATTTTGTTTATTGTGAATGTGAAAGAATGTTAACATGTAATGTGAAAGTATGTTGAGACTTGAGATGCTAATTCCATTACTCTAAATTTCTTATTAGTTATTAGCTTTCAgttttttgattgaattaaattgggTTTATTTTCTAATTGCTAATTGCTATTAGatcttattataaattattagaaaCATTATAATTGAGTTTATGTTATCAAAATTATTACTACTTGAATGTTTGCTAGTTATTATTATGCAGTTTTATGTTACTTGAAGTGTGAtagaatatttataatttttctttaatttttcatttttgtgCCTTGCCTCATTTGGCCTAAGTCTTGTACCTTACGCCTAGGCTCCAAAACACTTTAACACCTTAGTGCaccttgagcctttaataacaATGCATAACATCAATTGAGAAATGTTTTTCTTAGCTGTAGAGTACCACCTCCTGAAGTAGTTTCAGAATCATCAGAAACACTGACAATTGTCCACGGATCAGAAGCATTCCAATGGAAGTCAACAAGCTTGTCCCTAGTAAGCACATATAAAATATCAACCACCACAATGAAA contains these protein-coding regions:
- the LOC110642311 gene encoding transmembrane 9 superfamily member 7, which translates into the protein MKMGTISATFFFAFLLISSAHSFYLPGVAPRDFHRGDPLSVKVNKLSSTKTQLPYDYYFLKYCKPKKIINNAENLGEVLRGDRIENSVYTFEMMEEQPCKVACGVTLDVESAKNFKEKIDDEYRVNMILDNLPVAVRRQRRDGSQSTTYEHGFRVGFKGTYAGSKEEKYFINNHLSFRVMYHKDTETDSARIVGFEVIPNSINHEYKEWDDNNPQVTTCNKDIKKLIQGSIVPQEVDSGKKVVFSYDVTFKESEIKWASRWDTYLLMNDDQIHWFSIINSLMIVLFLSGMVAMIMMRTLFRDIANYNQLETQDETQEETGWKLVHGDVFRAPINSSLLCVYVGTGVQIFGMTLVTMIFALLGFLSPSNRGGLMTAMVLLWVFMGILAGYSSARLYKMFKGTEWKRNTLKTAFMFPGILFAIFFVLNALIWGEQSSGAVPFGTMFALVCLWFGISVPLVFVGSYLGFKKPAIEDPVKTNKIPRQIPEQAWYMKPVFSILIGGILPFGAVFIELFFILTSIWLNQFYYIFGFLFIVFVILLITCAEITIVLCYFQLCSEDYHWWWRSYLTAGSSALYLFLYSVFYFFTKLEITKLVSGILYFGYMIIISYAFFVLTGTIGFYACFWFVRKIYSSVKID